Sequence from the Phragmites australis chromosome 6, lpPhrAust1.1, whole genome shotgun sequence genome:
aacatgtatgtatagcaACTATAATATCTCATCAACAAAACCTACCAACCATTTCCaacataccataaccttatcccacattcgtaaactctacgatcGATACAAATGAagcaatagcatgctcatgaccgagagcgcggcaattcgaattgttcttacaccctgcagcgggatataactttacccacacgactcgaggaccatttggcttgtgctactcacgaaagtacacacaaggggtactcaagtcaacctttctcatacccggaaccacccgcttgcaatgcccctatggcaccggggttaccacgagcgtgtctcggacacctccggctctcCGCCACCTtgattctccttttctttttctcttacgcatcatagagccgcaaggcaagtgtcggcatgGTATATGATAATCGatttaccttaccattagatcagcatgtggtgagtacggaaagtgctagagccaactgtaccgacagacggccttaaacgatacaagcggtctatggcatccgggctcctctcccgaactaaccagaggactcctcctgggcagaagatacccctaacaccgcccacatctcgcctaaatctcacatctcaacctcatctttgtatctgtgaacagtgattaagccctaagctcgcaaacaatggcagcaccgtcgctcgacttctaccaaggacctaagcatttcgaataaacaTTGAAGGactatatcatcaagtctacaaggataaggattcatcaataagtcaaggtaaaGACAATGCATCAACTtatgttctacccatatcagcccgacactggactcaacacatgcaaacatatataaagcataatttattaattttagactccattcaattcgaacaaagggtgcaatatgcttatatgcttgcctttctgctctAGGGTTTGCTTAGatacttcccgaacagaactcgcagaagtggtgtgcctcggtgttgtcctcgatcacactcgcgtcacgctccggACCTTCGTTCGCttaaagaagaacacatgcaatgatgaatATGAAGGAGGTGCAATGCTTCATGACATGAGCTTAAAGCATTAACGATTTCCTTAACCTTACTTATTATTaaatgtttaatattttttggattaattaagcttaaaacaaagcttagccctaattagaaaattaactatGCTTAGCATGAGTGTGTGTATTTTTATTGAACAGGGAATAAATTAACAAGAtctacaaaattgatttcatcaattttggagctaccaataactaattatggattaatgaagctcaaacctattttattaacccatgcaatttaaTTACACATTTCATAGGTCCTAGTATTTTAATCATGTAGGTTATGATAATataaatccaacaaaattggtttcactatttttggaacaatattctattttctatgcattttacaactcTCAGCCGaattgttagttgaaccaataTTCAAATTCACATTTTCTGGTTTTACCGAATATAAAAAGGCCTAAATTCTTTTTGTACCTAGGCCGATCTAGCTACGGTTGCTGACAGCGGGCCCGGGCGCTTTGACCACGGATCAAAATTGACCCGCGCCCAGAGCATAGTGCTGGCGACACAAGCGACCTCGTCGGTGACGGTGCGGTGTGGCCAGAGGAGGGCACCGGTGGCACCAGCGTGACACGGGGAACTCGACTAAGGGGCGTGTGGTCGCTGGCGATGATCGGAGGGCAGCTGGTGATGGCGCACGGTGGTAGCCTTACGACGGCGGCtcggtgtgaggaaccgtccaaataatattctaattaatcaccaggaggatcattattcacaatcacaacctctatgattaaccagaatatcatcccgatagtcccggcacgtgttttgtgcccaagatcggaacacatgcctttcaacaggtacatcacaacatagcttaataaagagcgagtaataaacatttatattacaaatattaagcatgcaattgatttcaacaatttacaacaaaagtgagttaggaggagacaaaaaccctcaactcctaaccacaaaagaactatgcagcgaaaagttaaacttataaacaacaaaagagaacggtgccacatgcccttaggcaccgtcccaAAAGCGTCAttttcagagtaggatgcactactcttgcccatcacaaagatcggcaggcacaaagtagccaaacaccgcatcttcctcaccagcagcaacTGAAACGtaagcatgagtacgaagggtactcgcaagacttaaaccatatagagcacataaacatagctcaactccaaggattatgcattgagccattagtaaGGATAAAGCCACATGATTATGTTAAACATAAACGGTATGTAATCtagacatctatgtgtgagcaactaacttaaccaacaacatgattctaccctgcatataccaactgaacataaaggtaactgtaaccaaaataaacataaaactagaaccaacatgagtatatatgtaaccaagaaccaactcgtccatctcccacataacaaaccacaaccacaatcgaaactctacgaccgggtgcaaatgaaacaatagcatgcttatgATCGAGAGCtcggcattttgaaatgtttatacaccctgcaggggatactcctgaaaTCACACGActcagggaccatacggcttgtaccacctgctaaagtgcacacaagggggtacccgtgtcaacctttcccaaccagccccaaccgtgtgcaaCATGCAACGCTTGGCgtggcggtaccagaactactcctggagtaaactagtaccgcttacaagcccgcccgctcacaccgtcgttgttcaggccccacaaagccacagttgcgaaggtattcagctcgccttaccattagatcagcatgtggtgagtaaggtaagtgctaaagccaactaccccgacgatcggccttaaacgatacaagcggtctacggtgtccggtcttcatctaccggcctacccaggggaacttcacatccgggcaggacaaaacaccatcctagcaccgcctacatctcgtctcatactcaccactcatacaaccacctcaacctcaacaagtgtgtataaccataagaaggtcctatactcgcgaacaacggaacgcgccgtcgttcgacttctatcaaatgacctaagcatggctaagcatataagtcgaactcatatctagacattgacaacaactcaaggctacaaggaatgtataaacaacatctcaaggtagaggatatgcaattcaacataggatctacccatttatacccgacaatgactcactaaacatgcaaatatacataagcataatttatcaattttagacttcattcaattcgattaaACGGATGCAATATGGAAACATAataggttgcttgccttgatgcactggttcacaaaggtgcggcacCTCGGGATCGACAtcggtctccgggatcgatggatcagcgtgttctaagaaacataacgcgtgcaatgataagtatAAATGAAATGCATGAATCTAAGCCACAAgatgcaaatgatgaaataccATGAAAATATGCTGtaaaatgtaggaaaacatttttcctagctataataagtcataagaagactagcaaaattggtttcatccattttggatttgtaaagaattaatggtgaattaatgaagcttaagcctaattaattagcctcaaaaatTTTATTCGACAtttaatggctggggatatttttaatagatagagtagtttattatgaaaccaaaaaaatagtttcatgatttttggagttcgtatgaattaattatgaattttacaagttatcagcagaggctgatgaacagtgcacccagatactccggtgaaggccggatactccgggttaccggagactccgggagactctccggcagcgccctctctgttattttcggttggggctcacccggagactccggagaaggctggatactccggggaagctcTAGAATTAGACTGTTTTGAGGGGGAAAATGGCCGGAACGaattgcgatcttctccaaaccaaaagggaacatgtttgagctagttcaatggttctagaactcatttaacaacctagaaactccattcctaactcaaaccCAACCAATTCctcaaattaggtctaaaacatccaaaaatacccaaacttcaccacctagctccaaattcggatttcgaccaaccaaatgcGTATCCAAGCCATGGTAAGCCTAtaggacttacccaaggtggtttgccgaggttggggaccgccgggagaaggagaaaacgatggaaaatcgaagaactccggtgttcttcacttttcaaccctaacaccaaaagacatccaaatcggctcaaatccttcgggaatgagcaaataaaatggaggaatggaatgcttatGAGCATGTGATCGCAATGATACCACATTCATACCTtaattcggctcctagagcgcggatttgaaggagaaatggagagagtgcttgagagaggagagaggactcttgctcccttgctttggctggttgggagaggagagaggcacgggagtgggagtgagggagcaggtggggctgctgcccaagtggagggagagatggtggggctgggtgggtcccacatgttagagagaaagaggtctattttaaccgcgaatttaattcttttctcttccaaatttctttctctcatccaattgatttcaagcaaagtgctctagtacgccaaaataatttaccttaaaaataattattacgCTAATgctgcatgattaagcttaatcacgtgattatggaatttgggatgtgacactcGGTTCCATGCGCCGGCGGCCAAACGACAATGTAATTGACCCGGCCGAGCACTCCCACAACATCTACGCCGGCGACAGGCAAAAGGGAAAACTACACGTGCAAAGGGTTCAAGAGATCGCGGGGAACCTCACCGCAGGACTGATTCATCTAGAGAAGCAACGGTGCGGTGGCTCGACGGAGATGTGGCGATGAAGGTCACTAGAAATGGGGAAGAAGGCTCCCGCGCCCGATTTTGGCCGCGGAAGAAGGGGAATCTGGCGAGATTATGTCGGTGGAGCGTCGCACGACCCCTTCCTTAGCTCCTCGTGGCTTGGGCCTGGTCGAATCAAGCTCGGCTCGTCGAATTTTGCCAGCGGCGTGCCTGCTGCGTGCTCTACTCTGCTGATCTGGACTCAGCCGAACGAgtgtgggagagagagaaagagagagagagagagagagagagagagagagagcagcgaggagggaggagatAAGGGCGGCGCCCATGCCTCTGGTCGCCTTGGTGCTGTGGCTCGCCTTTCCAGCGATGTGGTCGGCCacggaagtcaacaaagccggcggcgagagagagagagagagagagagagagagagagagagagagagagagagagagaggatgacgGGTGGGGCTGTTGAACAGTGACCGTCGAGTAAAAATATCCACAacacttcttctattcaaaagaacaCCTTCCAGAGGTCCAAAAATGAtaggacaaattttgtgtgaaactataatttatgtgcaactcattttaactagtttgacccataatgcctgagccaatttcaatctaaaattctccaaagatgcaagCTTTTTTAACTTGTGCTAATTTTTATACCTTCAAAAccacccccaaaaatttgggaaaaatcactaatattcctcatttAACATGGATTAATTTCTACAATTGTTTCAAACCTTATGTttcatagcaatattgtgagttgcttcacatggcatcacttaacattaattttcacaatttatgtttaattgaatttgcatgttaataatttcccaaaacaattaagcatgatgttaatgatgcttatgatgtttaatgacatgcttaagccatttggGCTGTCACAATGGCACTATCACTATCATCCTCAGTTACCGATTTTCTTTTAGCTTTAGTCATAAGGCTCATGTGGGTGTCGGAACGAGGAGATAAACATCTTGGAGAGGTTgatgcttcacttccaagttgaggacaatCAATGCTATAGTGTCCATGTTGGTGACAAGTATAGCACACATTGTTTGTCCTTAATCTTCTTTTTCCAGATGAagctttcttgttgatttttgttgtagCCTCTCCActaggctttgtctctcatagacaTCTATTTCCTTTAAAATGTTAGTTTCACAAGTAAtagtggaaatagatgcatcgtTATGAGAACAATGAACCATATCATCGTGATGAATAGACATTTtagcactagatgatatgcaatgGTTGACAACACAAATGGATatgtaatttttattagtaGTGTTGTCAAAGTTCAAATGAAGATTTGAACACTTATTAATCTCACTCACCATATCATTACCTTGCTAGGATTTGTCAATTGGTGAGGTGGACGATGAAGTGACATCttcttggagaagagaggaagtcatttggtgctcttcatgatgtgatgatgaagtagagcatttcTCAAATGACGTGTCCAGAAGAAGTTCTTCTCTATCATATTTGAACTtatcatatctttctttgagagtagtccaaatgagatcGGCATTCTCAACCGGTATGATGGATTCAACCACATCTatactcaaagcattaaataaagtattagtGGCTTAaacattgagatgtatgcatttctcttcctcttcaattGATAAGACTTTATAACTAGGAAGAGAAATtttcacatctacaactcgctctatttgaggaccaATGACCCTAAAGATTAATAGCATGCAAGTACTCCACTCaaaataattagaaccatctaataggagtggctTTATATATACTAATCCattagtcgacatctttactctctagatGGTAAAGCCATAAAAAGAGAGActtgactctgataccaattgaaaggacaatgatgtcgcctagatgAGGGGGTGAATAgccatttttacaaaaaaatgctctcttttaccgttggtctaaactttcagtggaaaataaactaacggatttttttcacaagtgaaaatactaaatatgttaggctcaactagaATACAgccaccctaaataagtgtaaaattacaatcctagggtgacaaagattattcaaaactaacaaaagatatgcaagaaaactctagtttAAAATCCTGAAAAcatgttcactggatactccgggttgacctagATACTCCGAAATTTCTGGGTTCAACAGAGAATGAACatgaaactaaaattaaagtacgcctaaagagttctagctcaaaccaaatgaagtcgtgtgttctaagtgatgattccaagtaggtCCACAGAGAACTTATAACCAATTTCATACGagtaagtagatcgagcaatatgcataaatgttgagcaagaactcaataATAAGgatacaagagaggagacacaagatttatttctCGAAGTttagacacctcctctagaagttcctacgtctccgttgagggctccgtcacacttgagcttaggttttcactcttgatttaTTCTCTTTTGAAGGCAAAATCGAAGCCTTCCCAAACTTCCTATAGCACACCACAtccttgggtgctcgtcggcgacgattagccgcctaggagctcaaagctccaagagtaacaaacacgatgatgagcttcttgtcgatgaacccgagtgctcaagatgggagatacactcacttgcactcaaacttgcaatctctcaatccaactcactttttttttctcaaatcacacactagattggagtgagagggagttcttttggctcaaGAAGGTTTTTCTCTTGTACCCAAGTAGCAGCAAATAAGGGTTGGGGTGAGAGattatttatacccttccccccaaaactagccgttatacaGCTATTGTgctgacctggagtatccgggttggtaCTTAAACGCATAACCGAGAACCTTGGCCAAAGCACAACTCGAAGGGTCTTGACAACTACCAGAACCTGGAGTCTCGGGTCAACACAGAGAATTCGGGTGAAACACTTAGGCTGTAAAAGACCACCTGGCTCGGAactaaacccggagactccggctaacTGGGAGTATCCAAGTCGGCACGGAGTGTTCGAGTTCAGCACAGTTGACCCTCTgaaaatggcgataactttttATCTCAAAGTTTGATTTCAATGATATTGGAATCTATGGAAAGCATATTCAGAGTgttacacatcccaactgaattcatgatcctaaacacataggatcaaactaggaacactccgaaacctaatttggacacttccacactttccgcaccggattcctaaagcgaactctcactttgggttgattaaaaactcttgagcactgagacacgacaaatagctcacgttgcatctctcttaatagtgcgacatacctatacttaaattcaaatataaaactcgtttgaaccaatttgaacATTTGAATATCTTCAAGTACCGCTTATTTCTTTCAAATCTTTAGGGTTGCCAATTTCTATATCgtattcactccatctctttttgattcttcatatgattgatgctaATTATCCACACCTTGCCATAGTCTCGCATGGTATTAGCACAAACccttcactcactcttcaccaccATCTTGATCCTTCGagccaagctatttgcttgccaTTCACCACCAGATGGTCTATCGCAGCCTAGTCTTACCGTAGAAACATGTAcaagaaattttagaatttttggagtaacaagCAATTTTGtataaagaaaataattctGTGAACAGTGGTTCTGACGAAACACTGTTCCTGCTACAGCCACGTTTTTTTAATTCTTTCCGTAAAAAATCTATTtgtttaaatattaatgttagaaaatatacaaataaaaaaactttcCCTTCCGGCCCGTCCCCAGTCAGCTAATATCGGCCCACCCCATTTTTGATTCCCCCTCCCCTTGCCCGCCGCCGTTTCGTCTCCCCTCGACCTACCCCAAATCCACACCATCCCtcacggcggcgccgccgccacctccactCCCACCGCCACGGCGGCTGCCGGCGTCTCCCTCCATTGGCGACCatcgcgcgcgccgccgccctcctcaCCGCTCGGCTCCTCCTGCGCGGGCGCAtggcctcctccgcctccgccgccgccctcctcgtCCTACCCTTCCCCTCCCCATCTTCCTCCGAGGACTCTGACGACCCCAGGCTCctcccgcccccgcccccgcccgcgCCGGAGGCAGCCTACCCGCctccgcagcagcagcagcggtggCAGAGCCCGGAGCGCGACTGCAACGTGCTCATGAAGGCGCTGGCGCGCGCGGGGGACGTCGACGAGGTGGTCGACCTCTTCGCCAAGCTCAGGAGCTCAGCCTCCAGCGCCGGCGTAGCGCCCAACGTGCTCTGCTACAACACGCTCATCAACGCGCTCGCGGAGGCCGGCCGCGAGGGGGAGGCCCGCAAAGCTTTCGACGAAATGCTCGCGGCGCGCGTTTTGCCCAACGAGTCGACCCTCAACATCCTCGTCAAGCTGTACGCGTGGTGGGCCGCGGAGTTCGACACCGCGTACGAGGTGATCTTCCGGTTGCGGGGTTTCGGGGTGGAGGCCGACGTCGGCACCTACTCCACGCTCATCACGGGGCTGTGCCGGGCCGGGAGGCTGGACGAGGCGTTGGGCGTGCTCGACTCGATGCTGGAGGAAGGGTGCCTCCCTATGGTGCACACGTACACGCCGATCGTGCAGGGGTATTGCCGTGAGGGCCGTATCAAAGAGGCTAAGAAGCTGATAGCCATGATGGAGTGTGCCGGTTGTCCTCCCAATGTTGTCACTTACAATGTCCTGATCCGGGCGTTGTGCGATGACGCCAGATTCGATGAAGTCAAGGAGATTTTAGCGGAGAGTAGAACCAAGGGGTGGAAGCCCAGTACAGTCACCTACAATACCTACATGAACGGTCTCTGCAAGAAAGGCATGACCAAGGAAGCGCTTCAGCAGTTGGATGTCATACTAAGTGAAGGGTTGGATCCCACGGCTTATACTTTGAGTATTATTCTAAATTGCCTTTGCCATAACTCGATGGTTTCGGAGGCCATTTCTGTATTAGAGAATAGCACAGCGTTGAATTTGTGTCCTGGAGTTGTTGCATACAACACTGTGATGAGCAGGCTACGTGACATGGGCAGATGGTTGGATGTTTTGAAGCTTGTGACAGACATGATTAAGAGAGGTATTGATCCAAACACGCGGACGTTCAACATTTTGATCCATAGTCTTTGCATTGGGGGAAAGTCCTCCATAGCCAAGAATCTTGTCTATAGTCAAGGGTTTGCCGCAAATATTGTGACATACAATACACTCATTCATTGGTTTTACTACCGTGGAAAGGTTACTGAGGTGCACCACCTGATTGCGGACATGGATGTAGCTGTAGATGAAGTCACCAATACCATAATGGTTGATGGATTATGCAGAGAGCAAAAATTTGACGAGGCTACTCGTTGGTTTCTAGAATCTCTCGAGAGTGGATTCTCAAGGGATCTTCTTACTGTCCTTATAAACAGGCTTGTTCACAGTGATAGAATAATTGAGATTCATAGAACATTCACAGGgatgaaagaaaacaaaaagggTTTCCCCCCTGATTACAGTATATTTGACTATACAATAAGATCATGCTGTAGGGTTGGTTTCTGTCACGACAGAAATATTTTTAAGCTGAAGATTATTCTGAATACCATGTTGGGACTTCAGAAGGAAGTAAACTGAGCCCATTAGGGTCAATGAGAGAGATAAATGATCGCAGGCAAGGTGACAATAGGTAACTCTCTTTCTTTACATTTTGTTCTCAAATACATCTGACTACTGCTGAGTGCTTCCAGATGAATTACAGCATTATCATAGGCTGAACTACAGTTCTCTTTCCGAGAGACACTTCTATGAACTTTGAAAATCTTAGAAGAACAAGTCTTAAAGCTTGACTGTTAGAGTGGAGTAGTGGGTGGTTGCAAATCTCGCCTTCAGTGTGCTTACAAATTTGTGTCAATATTCCTTAAGACACAATCTTATTGAATTTCAGTTACAGTGTTGTTTTGTTTGATTTAATAGTTAGTCATACAGTTTCCTATGTTGGGGGTACCGATACCAGTGAGAAACTAAAACTTAATCCAATACCGTGGGATTTTGAGCCCACAATGTTTAGATATTTTgacaacttttaaaaaataagttttcTCTTTAGTGCTCCTCCTAAACTATTGTGGCCATTTTGGTCTCTTGCACATTCTCTGTTAATTTCCTTGATGCATGCAAACGCGTACAATTCCTGTGCTGAAATCTGGTTGGGATTTGCACATGAAAAAGATATTCAAAGGTTTGCGCAAATTAATTGTGGCGCCCCAGGAAACATTACGACTATTTAATTAAAAATGATGTTTTTCTTTGGCCGGTTTGCTCAGAAAGCAAACAAGCCTTTTTTTGAAAGCAAACATTAGGTTAGAATTGCAACTAATGGTAGCCATTGATGTGGCATCTATGTGTTCAAAATGGTCGCATGAGTATTCATGTGGTGTTGGACTTCTGAAATTGCTTACGCAGATAATCACATGTCTATTAGTGTTAAACATATTATACCGTATTATAATCATTGTCGCTTTTTAGTGTTCTTGTAGTCCCATGAAAGAAAAGATCCAATTGTGTAATATTGCCAGGATCAACTGCCATAAATTGAAAGATTTGTGAGTTGGAGCTCAGGGGAACATCTGAATCATTATGGGGTTTTGCACGAAAATGGTGACGTTTCCATTTCTGGTCTAGTAAAAAGTAGTTAAAGTCAACAGAAGTATTTTCAGGCTGAAACGTTTTACAATATAATATGACGTAGGTTTTACTGTATTTTCTGAATCTTATGCATGTTATTCTGAGTTACTTTATCTATTTGTAATTTTGCAACCAAGGGAAAAAATATACAGATTTTGTTACGGAGGATTCAGTATGTTGTTTAACCCCTCGTACCTATTTTATTTCCACTTTTGAGAAATAAGCTTAACTATTTGTACTTTGAACCCTGGATATTATTTCAGTTCTCTAAACTTTTTTGTCTTCTGGAAGCTTGCAATCAACAAGCTGTCGCAGAGATGGGATCTATGCGGTGTAATTTGCCATCAATGCACCAGCCTTTGTGAGTGCAGTCTGGCTGAACTTGAGCATTAGGACCTAGCTGGTATTGGTGATTTCAAAACCAACATTATGTTGATTGTCTGTTACACTTTGGTGCGTATTTGGAGGTATTGGTCCTTTGATGGTTTTCCAATACTTATTGAGTTCTCATTTGTTGAAGAGGATTCTTGTATGCAGCGGGACTTGGGGAGGAAGTAAACTCAGCCCATAAGGGTCAAGGAAAGAGATAAATGATCGCAGGCAAGATGATAACAGGTAACTATCTCTTTCTTTCCAATTTGTTGTCAAATACATCTGGCTCCTGCTGAGTGCTTTCAGATGAATTACAGCAGTACGTATCATAGGCTGAACTACAGTTCTCTTTATGAGAGACACTTCAATGAACATTGAAAAACTTAGGACAGGTCTTAGAGCAGTACTGTTAGATTATAGTGGGTGGTGCAAATCTCGTCCTCAATGTGCTTTAGACTTTGTGCCAATATTCCTTATACTGTGAGCTAAGACATAATCTTATCGAATTTCAGTTACAGTGTTGTTTTCTATGCTATGGAATGTCTAGTCATATACTTTCCTATGTCGGTTGGTAGAGCCTCCAATTGAGAGGCCGCCCACCTGAGCTCGAACTTGGGTGCTCGCTGGTCATGTGAATACCCTCCTAAAGGGTTCGGTACTCCCCTCTCTGAAGACAAAGCTAGGGGGGCTTCTTCTCCCcgtggttgagtttttttttttttttttttggtttactATGTTGGGAGTATCATTCCCAATgagaaattaaaacttaattcaATACTATGGAATGTTGAGCCCACAAATTTTAGATATTATGacaacttaaaaaaaacttctcTTTAATGCTCCTCCTAAACTACTGCGGTCATCTTTGTCTCTTGCGCATTCCTTGTGAATTTTCTTGATGCATGCAAATATGT
This genomic interval carries:
- the LOC133923192 gene encoding pentatricopeptide repeat-containing protein At1g09900-like, coding for YRPTPFLIPPPLARRRFVSPRPTPNPHHPSRRRRRHLHSHRHGGCRRLPPLATIARAAALLTARLLLRGRMASSASAAALLVLPFPSPSSSEDSDDPRLLPPPPPPAPEAAYPPPQQQQRWQSPERDCNVLMKALARAGDVDEVVDLFAKLRSSASSAGVAPNVLCYNTLINALAEAGREGEARKAFDEMLAARVLPNESTLNILVKLYAWWAAEFDTAYEVIFRLRGFGVEADVGTYSTLITGLCRAGRLDEALGVLDSMLEEGCLPMVHTYTPIVQGYCREGRIKEAKKLIAMMECAGCPPNVVTYNVLIRALCDDARFDEVKEILAESRTKGWKPSTVTYNTYMNGLCKKGMTKEALQQLDVILSEGLDPTAYTLSIILNCLCHNSMVSEAISVLENSTALNLCPGVVAYNTVMSRLRDMGRWLDVLKLVTDMIKRGIDPNTRTFNILIHSLCIGGKSSIAKNLVYSQGFAANIVTYNTLIHWFYYRGKVTEVHHLIADMDVAVDEVTNTIMVDGLCREQKFDEATRWFLESLESGFSRDLLTVLINRLVHSDRIIEIHRTFTGMKENKKGFPPDYSIFDYTIRSCCRVGFCHDRNIFKLKIILNTMLGLQKEVN